From a region of the Paenibacillus lutimineralis genome:
- a CDS encoding HAD family hydrolase, with product MNKQAFIFDMDGVIIDSEPLHFAVDIETMEHFGYPLSKEQFERYVGMTNPEMWADIKREYGIGQTVEELIEYQLAQKIQAIRNMDAEPIDGIRPFFAELKRRGIAIGLASSSPRVFIEAVLSRFEMLNDFGSIVSGEEVPQGKPAPDVYLEAARQLGVEPECCVVLEDARHGVAAAKAAGMKCIGFLNPNSGAQDLSQADLIVDYVGVIQLDDFFT from the coding sequence ATGAACAAGCAAGCCTTTATATTCGACATGGATGGGGTCATTATTGACAGTGAGCCGCTTCATTTTGCCGTAGATATAGAGACGATGGAGCATTTTGGATATCCTCTTAGCAAGGAACAATTTGAGAGGTATGTAGGCATGACCAATCCTGAAATGTGGGCGGATATCAAGCGGGAATACGGGATTGGTCAGACTGTGGAAGAATTGATCGAGTATCAGTTGGCACAGAAGATTCAGGCGATTCGAAATATGGATGCTGAGCCGATCGACGGAATCAGGCCATTCTTTGCCGAACTCAAGCGTCGTGGAATTGCGATTGGACTTGCCTCTTCCTCGCCAAGAGTGTTTATCGAGGCCGTTCTATCCCGATTTGAGATGCTAAATGACTTCGGTAGTATCGTAAGCGGTGAAGAGGTCCCTCAGGGCAAGCCGGCCCCCGACGTCTATCTGGAGGCGGCCAGGCAATTGGGAGTCGAACCCGAATGCTGCGTTGTCCTTGAGGATGCGAGACATGGCGTTGCAGCAGCAAAAGCGGCGGGGATGAAATGTATTGGCTTTCTGAATCCGAACTCCGGAGCACAGGATCTATCACAGGCAGATCTAATCGTTGATTACGTTGGAGTTATTCAATTGGATGATTTTTTTACATAG
- a CDS encoding lipid II flippase Amj family protein, which produces MAINLTIVFVLTMIIHASETLSYSIRYAGVKLNKIAVALSLTGMIVLVSRTANMIQAPLTAKFIDYARVDASFDVLWCLRIILFAASAGTLVALFLFPTFVNVFERIIAKFEVVGSLPRLIASVTIGQIKNSRHYLQKPRFHFRHFRILGIPKRFMLLNTIVTGIYTVGVLSSLYAAYLSPAFSTTASQASGIINGVATIILTIFIDPQLGLITDRAIHDEGSKHQLGKIYVMLMLSRFLGTLLAQLFIVPAAYLIAWLVQVI; this is translated from the coding sequence ATGGCGATTAATTTAACGATTGTATTCGTGTTGACGATGATTATCCATGCGTCTGAGACGTTGTCCTATTCGATTCGCTATGCTGGGGTGAAGCTGAACAAAATCGCGGTTGCCCTCTCGCTAACTGGTATGATTGTACTTGTATCGAGAACGGCGAACATGATTCAGGCTCCGCTTACTGCTAAATTTATCGATTATGCGAGAGTGGATGCTTCATTTGATGTATTGTGGTGTCTGCGGATTATTCTGTTCGCGGCTTCTGCCGGTACGCTGGTAGCCTTATTTTTGTTCCCGACTTTTGTGAACGTCTTTGAGCGGATTATCGCTAAATTTGAGGTCGTAGGATCACTGCCCCGATTAATTGCCAGCGTAACGATCGGGCAGATCAAAAATTCCCGGCATTATTTGCAAAAGCCGCGGTTCCATTTTCGTCATTTTCGAATTCTAGGTATCCCGAAACGCTTCATGCTGCTTAATACCATTGTCACGGGAATTTATACGGTTGGAGTATTGTCATCGCTCTACGCGGCTTATCTCTCGCCAGCATTTAGTACGACGGCCTCTCAGGCTTCAGGAATCATCAACGGGGTAGCGACGATCATCTTGACCATATTCATTGATCCGCAGCTTGGTTTAATTACTGATCGAGCTATCCATGATGAAGGTTCCAAGCACCAGCTTGGCAAAATATATGTTATGCTGATGTTATCACGGTTTCTAGGTACATTATTGGCACAGCTATTCATTGTTCCGGCGGCTTATCTCATAGCTTGGCTAGTGCAGGTGATCTAA
- a CDS encoding class I SAM-dependent methyltransferase produces MSEVVRGYYDEHALQEWHRLDDPYSRIEFMSTLTLLRRYLPTSGHVCDIGSGPGKYAIELLKQGYQATLFELSARELELAQIKIQEAGLHAEDYICEDARNLHVLNSSFYDAVLVLGPLYHVRNLVERHSIIQEAFRVLKPGGVAIFSYINAWGVLKAGVSEFSEAYRDIEYIYDYLQEIELDENRGFTECYFATPVEARAEVLQGGFEIVTYAGAEGFLAGMRTDVTRLYREDRTVYDNLLQAASDTCESPQYRDATEHLVIVAVKRHGD; encoded by the coding sequence ATGAGCGAGGTCGTTAGAGGTTATTACGATGAGCATGCTCTGCAGGAATGGCATAGACTGGATGACCCATATAGCAGAATTGAGTTTATGAGTACATTAACGTTGCTCAGGCGATATTTACCAACATCCGGACATGTTTGCGATATCGGTTCGGGTCCGGGAAAATACGCTATTGAGTTATTGAAGCAAGGATACCAGGCTACTTTGTTCGAACTTTCCGCTAGAGAGCTTGAACTTGCTCAGATTAAGATTCAGGAAGCGGGTCTGCACGCAGAGGATTATATTTGCGAGGACGCCAGAAATCTTCATGTACTGAATTCATCCTTTTATGATGCTGTGCTTGTTCTGGGCCCACTTTATCATGTCCGCAATTTGGTAGAACGTCATTCTATCATTCAAGAAGCTTTTAGAGTTCTGAAGCCGGGCGGAGTAGCTATTTTCTCTTATATTAATGCTTGGGGCGTCCTGAAGGCCGGAGTCAGTGAATTTAGCGAAGCCTATAGGGATATTGAGTATATCTATGATTATTTACAAGAGATTGAACTGGATGAGAACCGCGGCTTTACAGAGTGTTATTTCGCAACGCCTGTGGAGGCCAGAGCAGAGGTTCTTCAGGGCGGCTTTGAGATCGTGACTTATGCCGGCGCTGAAGGTTTTTTGGCCGGGATGAGGACAGATGTCACAAGGCTGTATCGAGAAGATAGAACAGTATACGATAATCTGCTTCAAGCAGCTAGCGATACGTGTGAATCTCCTCAATATCGCGATGCGACAGAACATCTTGTGATTGTGGCGGTTAAGCGGCATGGCGATTAA
- a CDS encoding beta-N-acetylhexosaminidase, whose product MKLHFEGDIADLLLGIEALSQELSFTLSDDGGKVQVGPSTAEDVLEVGLEEGNAYIRYGQKHQFFRGLGLLIQQGQTGRPFHIKENQQFGTIGPMFDLSRNGVLTLDSFKFLLRKMALMGLNTVMLYMEDTYEISGEPYFGYMRGRYSAAELKEIDDYADQFGIEAFPSIQTLAHLEEFLKWESVATYKDTKGALLVGDENVDRLVENMLESVSAPFRSKRIHIGMDEAEELGRGKYLDRNGYEARFDIMIGHLEKILKVTSRLGLEPMMWSDMFLKLASEDGRDYYNSETGIPEEMAKRIPKNVEMVYWDYYHTEMEDYEKQIAKHRPLGCNLAFAGAVWVFNTFGVNYGLSLRATDSALKVCKQEGIRDIYATMWGDDGNESNPVAALLGLQLYAEHAYTEGSLAWEQVTERVKFCTGIEAEAFLKFKDLDEVPGSEPNNTSQSNPSKFLLYQDVLLGLFDKQIEGLELNEHYAALEQALRDVRDPKAELDYIFEVPEKLSGVLKQKSEIGVQLKLAYDSGNKEVLRQIAVEVLPAISSSVQELRRAHRSQWMRVFKPFGWEVIDIRYGGVVNRLDTASERLIDYVEGRLERIEELEQERLIYSSNNRFNHKGAGWCSYYYRMASPNVFFHVLNPL is encoded by the coding sequence GTGAAACTTCATTTTGAGGGGGATATTGCTGACCTATTGCTAGGGATTGAAGCATTATCTCAGGAGCTTTCATTTACTTTGTCTGATGACGGAGGGAAAGTTCAAGTGGGGCCTTCGACAGCCGAGGATGTGCTTGAGGTCGGACTAGAAGAAGGGAATGCTTACATTCGCTACGGCCAGAAGCATCAATTCTTCCGCGGACTTGGCTTACTGATTCAGCAGGGGCAAACGGGAAGACCCTTTCATATTAAGGAAAATCAGCAATTTGGCACGATCGGTCCAATGTTCGATCTGTCGCGCAATGGTGTACTTACCCTGGACAGCTTCAAATTTCTACTCCGTAAGATGGCCTTAATGGGCTTGAACACCGTGATGCTATATATGGAGGATACCTACGAAATTTCTGGAGAGCCGTACTTCGGATATATGCGTGGCCGCTATAGCGCAGCTGAATTGAAGGAAATTGATGACTATGCGGATCAGTTTGGGATCGAGGCTTTCCCAAGCATTCAGACTTTAGCGCATTTGGAAGAGTTCCTGAAGTGGGAATCCGTAGCTACATACAAAGATACCAAGGGAGCTCTACTTGTTGGTGATGAGAATGTAGATCGATTGGTAGAGAATATGCTGGAGAGCGTAAGCGCACCTTTTAGAAGCAAGCGAATCCACATCGGTATGGATGAAGCTGAAGAACTTGGACGCGGTAAATATTTGGACCGGAATGGTTATGAAGCGCGGTTCGATATCATGATCGGTCACTTGGAGAAGATCTTGAAGGTAACATCTCGTCTAGGTCTTGAGCCGATGATGTGGAGTGATATGTTCTTGAAGCTGGCTTCCGAGGATGGCCGGGATTATTACAACTCAGAAACGGGAATTCCGGAAGAAATGGCTAAGCGCATTCCGAAAAATGTGGAAATGGTGTACTGGGACTACTATCACACCGAGATGGAGGACTATGAGAAGCAAATTGCTAAGCATCGTCCGCTTGGATGTAACTTGGCATTTGCGGGAGCCGTCTGGGTGTTCAACACATTCGGTGTCAATTATGGCTTGTCCTTGCGCGCTACAGATTCAGCGCTGAAGGTATGTAAGCAAGAAGGCATTCGTGACATCTACGCCACGATGTGGGGCGATGACGGGAATGAGAGTAATCCGGTCGCTGCTTTGCTTGGTCTTCAGCTATATGCAGAGCATGCATATACGGAAGGAAGTCTGGCGTGGGAACAAGTGACAGAGAGGGTGAAATTCTGCACGGGGATCGAGGCAGAGGCTTTCCTCAAGTTCAAGGATCTGGACGAGGTTCCGGGCTCCGAACCGAATAATACGAGTCAGAGCAATCCATCGAAATTTTTGTTGTATCAGGACGTATTGCTCGGCTTGTTCGATAAACAGATCGAAGGACTGGAGCTTAACGAGCACTATGCTGCCTTGGAGCAGGCATTGCGTGATGTCCGCGACCCTAAGGCGGAGCTTGATTACATCTTTGAGGTGCCGGAGAAATTATCGGGTGTACTGAAGCAGAAGAGTGAGATCGGAGTTCAGCTTAAGCTTGCGTATGATTCCGGAAATAAAGAGGTGCTGCGGCAAATCGCAGTTGAAGTGCTTCCGGCAATCTCCTCATCTGTACAGGAACTTCGCCGTGCTCATCGCAGCCAGTGGATGCGCGTCTTCAAGCCGTTCGGCTGGGAAGTGATCGATATTCGCTATGGTGGTGTGGTCAACCGCCTGGATACTGCTTCTGAAAGGCTGATCGACTATGTTGAAGGCCGTTTGGAGCGGATCGAGGAGCTGGAACAAGAGCGTCTCATATACAGCTCTAACAATCGTTTTAACCATAAGGGAGCCGGTTGGTGCAGCTATTACTACCGGATGGCGTCTCCGAACGTATTCTTCCATGTATTGAATCCACTATAA